From Bacillus basilensis, a single genomic window includes:
- a CDS encoding DUF3978 domain-containing protein, translating into MEAYKMHDFINTNVESHQNETVFNLHICETNEFDVSLTKSTTLSFIVSKKNIKIVTKKWINSNQESMIGKSYIIPTKAFHYFLPIISETEDELNIQVQSFGLHGELLLNERLLIDKNNKYNAKITTFFETLDENVNKVLRGLQIHCM; encoded by the coding sequence ATGGAAGCTTATAAAATGCACGATTTTATTAATACAAATGTTGAATCTCATCAAAATGAAACCGTTTTTAATTTACACATATGTGAAACAAATGAATTTGACGTAAGTTTAACAAAATCTACTACACTATCTTTTATCGTTTCAAAAAAGAACATTAAAATTGTCACGAAAAAATGGATTAATTCAAATCAAGAAAGCATGATTGGCAAAAGCTATATCATTCCAACGAAAGCTTTTCACTACTTCTTACCAATTATTTCTGAAACTGAAGATGAATTAAATATTCAAGTTCAAAGCTTTGGACTACATGGGGAACTTTTATTAAATGAAAGATTACTTATTGATAAAAACAACAAATACAATGCCAAAATTACTACTTTCTTTGAAACATTAGATGAAAATGTAAATAAAGTATTACGAGGATTGCAAATTCATTGTATGTAA
- a CDS encoding L,D-transpeptidase produces the protein MKKLLLSALLSLGFLTIPFTNAEAATTNDQLIVNTQLNKMDYYQNGKFIKSFTVATGKAATPTPKGTFQIVNKIKNRPYYTGKIKGGDPRNPLGDRWLGLNMAGTYGTTYAIHGTNNNQAIGKWTTLGCIRMYNNDIHWLFERIPQQATVTVK, from the coding sequence ATGAAAAAACTATTATTAAGCGCACTATTATCATTAGGATTTTTAACTATTCCATTCACAAATGCTGAGGCAGCTACAACAAATGATCAGCTTATCGTGAATACACAGTTAAATAAAATGGATTATTATCAAAACGGAAAATTCATAAAGAGTTTTACTGTCGCTACTGGAAAAGCAGCTACTCCTACACCTAAAGGTACTTTTCAAATCGTAAATAAAATTAAAAATCGTCCTTATTATACAGGCAAAATTAAAGGCGGCGATCCACGTAATCCACTTGGTGACCGTTGGCTCGGACTAAACATGGCAGGAACTTACGGAACAACTTATGCGATTCATGGTACGAACAATAATCAGGCAATTGGTAAGTGGACAACACTAGGTTGTATTCGTATGTATAACAATGATATACACTGGTTATTTGAGCGTATTCCCCAGCAAGCTACTGTCACTGTAAAATAA